A genomic segment from Phragmites australis chromosome 6, lpPhrAust1.1, whole genome shotgun sequence encodes:
- the LOC133921378 gene encoding AT-rich interactive domain-containing protein 6-like, which yields MSDARGGTASLDRDGDDPNDLPHAEKEAVPVAEVEAAPARGRDSPPDTDPESDEGEGEGSPDRAEPNVGTGGGGQRAPVAEGCGEREGIVGGAWVETNGEDAIRHDGDGEEEDDEGDEEEDDDDDHSTPDASPRAEVKVEGESSTGMAQSGASHRVESDPFLDGDDSGTEEEQAAFMVELERFHREHSLEFKPPKFYGKGLNCLKLWRQVAHLGGHEQVTVCKLWRQVGETFRPPKTCTTVSWSFRIFYEKALLEYEKHKVRTGQLQIPPPALPQPGGTDHEMVVNPSSSARVRRDAAVRAMQGWHAHRLLANDTYGDHISKDKDSVPLSSRDKKLKGFGVLKRKKASSPEYAHKPSRTKINKSQEDSMVIDVGEPADWVKINVRQTKDCFEVYALVPGLLREEVHVQSDPAGRLVITGDPEQADNPWGITPFKKVVNLPSRIDPHQTSAVVTLHGQLFVRAPFGHADM from the exons ATGAGCGACGCGCGGGGCGGCACCGCCAGTCTCGACCGCGACGGGGACGACCCGAACGACCTCCCGCACGCCGAGAAAGAGGCGGTGCCCGTGGCGGAAGTGGAGGCTGCGCCTGCGCGGGGCAGGGACAGCCCCCCGGACACCGACCCGGAGAGCGAcgaaggcgagggagagggcTCCCCGGATCGGGCGGAGCCCAATGTGGGCACGGGTGGGGGTGGGCAGCGCGCGCCGGTAGCCGAGGGCTGCGGGGAGCGGGAGGGGATTGTGGGCGGCGCGTGGGTGGAGACGAACGGCGAGGACGCCATCAGACACGACGGCGAtggggaggaagaggatgacgaaggtgacgaggaggaggatgacgacgacgaccacTCCACCCCTGATGCGTCGCCTAGGgcggaggtgaaggtggagggcGAGAGCTCCACCGGGATGGCCCAGAGCGGCGCCAGCCACCGCGTGGAGTCGGACCCCTTCCTCGACGGCGACGACTCCGGGACGGAGGAGGAACAGGCGGCGTTCATGGTGGAGCTGGAGCGCTTCCACAGGGAGCACAGCCTCGAGTTCAAGCCGCCCAAGTTCTACGGCAAGGGCCTCAACTGCCTCAA GTTGTGGAGGCAGGTCGCGCACTTGGGAGGCCACGAGCAG GTAACTGTTTGTAAACTATGGCGTCAAGTTGGAGAGACTTTCAGGCCACCAAA GACCTGCACTACTGTTTCTTGGTCATTTCGAATTTTCTATGAGAAG GCACTTCTTGAGTATGAAAAACACAAAGTCCGGACTGGTCAGCTTCAAATACCACCTCCTGCTTTACCACAGCCTGGTGGTACTGACCATGAG ATGGTTGTGAATCCATCATCTTCCGCCAGAGTTAGAAGAGATGCTGCAGTGCGTGCTATGCAGGGTTGGCATGCTCACCGCCTCCTCGCCAACGACACATATGGAGATCACATTTCAAAG GACAAAGATTCAGTCCCACTTTCAAGTCGTGATAAAAAACTAAAAGGCTTCG GGGTACTCAAGAGAAAGAAAGCATCTAGTCCAGAGTACGCTCACAAGCCATCCcgtacaaaaataaataagtCACA GGAAGATTCTATGGTCATTGACGTTGGAGAACCTGCCGATTGGGTGAAGATCAATGTTCGACAGACT AAAGATTGCTTTGAAGTCTATGCGCTAGTTCCAGGACTTCTACGAGAGGAG GTGCATGTTCAGTCAGACCCTGCTGGGCGTCTGGTTATCACTGGGGATCCGGAGCAGGCTGATAATCCTTGGGGGATCACTCCATTCAAGAAG GTGGTTAACTTGCCATCGAGGATTGATCCTCACCAAACATCCGCTGTTGTCACACTTCATGGCCAGCTATTTGTGCGCGCACCATTTGGGCATGCTGATATGTAG